A genome region from Clostridium sp. JN-9 includes the following:
- a CDS encoding ComEC/Rec2 family competence protein, which yields MKQKIWKRIFTVIITVLVMVFAAGCSQPAISNNVSNESGNGINESTAEKGSENNSSPSNASSVNGKLKVHYINVGQGDSILVQQGDKNMLIDAGTNASTSSLISYLRSQNIKKIDYLVLTHPHEDHIGGADAVIKTFDIGSIYMPKVTANTATFRDVVKAMNAKGLKATVPVPGTNFNLGQAACDILGPAKTISGDLNTYSIVIKVTFGSNKFLFTGDAQSSNERDMINKGFDLSADVLKVGHHGSHTSTSQNFLDKVNPKYAVISCGVNNDYGHPHKETMDRLKRMNITVYRTDKSGTIVAESDGKNIKWSNVTR from the coding sequence ATGAAACAAAAGATATGGAAAAGAATTTTCACAGTAATAATTACAGTTCTTGTTATGGTATTTGCAGCGGGGTGTTCCCAGCCGGCTATCTCTAATAATGTATCAAATGAATCTGGTAATGGGATAAACGAATCTACGGCTGAAAAAGGTTCCGAAAATAACAGCAGCCCTTCAAATGCATCTTCAGTAAATGGAAAACTAAAAGTGCATTATATAAATGTGGGACAAGGTGATAGCATACTGGTGCAGCAAGGTGATAAAAATATGCTTATAGATGCAGGAACAAATGCTTCAACAAGCTCATTAATAAGTTATCTTAGAAGCCAGAATATAAAAAAAATAGACTATTTGGTATTAACTCATCCTCATGAAGATCATATAGGGGGTGCAGATGCAGTAATTAAAACATTTGATATAGGCAGCATTTATATGCCTAAGGTAACAGCCAATACTGCAACCTTTAGGGATGTGGTAAAAGCCATGAATGCCAAAGGACTAAAGGCAACTGTACCAGTGCCGGGGACAAACTTTAATCTGGGCCAGGCTGCATGTGATATTTTAGGCCCTGCAAAAACAATCAGCGGAGATTTAAATACATATTCCATAGTAATTAAAGTTACTTTTGGAAGTAATAAATTCTTATTCACTGGTGATGCCCAGTCATCAAATGAAAGGGATATGATTAATAAAGGCTTTGATTTAAGCGCAGATGTTCTAAAAGTGGGGCACCATGGAAGCCACACATCAACATCTCAGAATTTCCTTGACAAAGTGAATCCAAAATATGCAGTTATAAGCTGCGGAGTAAATAATGATTATGGTCATCCTCATAAAGAAACAATGGATAGACTAAAGAGAATGAATATTACTGTTTACCGTACTGACAAAAGTGGAACTATTGTGGCTGAAAGTGACGGAAAAAACATAAAATGGTCGAATGTAACCAGGTAG
- a CDS encoding electron transfer flavoprotein subunit alpha, with the protein MGKLVVNQEKVTPSVIEELVKICPFGALEDKGGKLEINAGCKMCKLCVRKGPAGVMQFVEEEAEPQIDKSLWKGVSVYVDHVEGNIHPVTYELIGKARELAAKINHPIYAVFVGYNIKHKAEELLHYGVDEVFVYDYAELKDFRIEPYAAAVEDFINKVKPSTLLVGATTVGRSLAPRIAARFRTGLTADCTVLDMKENTDLVQIRPAFGGNIMAQILNPNHRPQLATVRYKVMNAPERSDEASGKITIADVDRNKLASNINVVKVTKKVAEPSISDADVIVAVGRGLKNEKDMDMIRELADLLGAQIATTRPLIEAGWADAKKQIGLSGRTVKPKLIITCGISGAVQFAAGMNNSDCIVSINKDPKAPIFNIAHYGIVGDIYEIIPKLINNIKEGKGLGAA; encoded by the coding sequence GTGGGTAAATTAGTTGTAAATCAGGAGAAAGTAACTCCTTCAGTAATAGAAGAATTAGTTAAAATATGTCCATTTGGGGCATTGGAAGATAAAGGCGGAAAATTAGAAATAAATGCAGGCTGCAAAATGTGCAAGCTTTGTGTGAGAAAAGGACCTGCAGGTGTAATGCAGTTTGTGGAAGAAGAAGCAGAACCTCAAATAGATAAAAGCCTGTGGAAAGGTGTATCTGTATACGTAGATCATGTAGAAGGAAATATACATCCAGTAACTTATGAATTAATAGGAAAGGCAAGGGAGCTGGCAGCAAAAATAAATCATCCGATATATGCAGTATTTGTGGGATATAACATTAAACACAAAGCAGAGGAATTACTGCACTATGGAGTAGATGAAGTTTTTGTATATGACTACGCGGAATTAAAGGACTTTAGAATAGAGCCTTATGCAGCAGCTGTAGAGGATTTTATAAATAAAGTCAAACCATCAACATTACTTGTAGGTGCAACAACAGTAGGAAGATCATTAGCACCAAGAATAGCAGCAAGATTCAGAACTGGATTAACAGCAGATTGTACAGTACTTGATATGAAGGAAAATACAGATTTGGTTCAGATAAGACCTGCCTTTGGCGGTAATATAATGGCACAAATTTTAAATCCAAACCACAGACCTCAGCTTGCAACTGTGAGATACAAGGTTATGAATGCACCAGAGAGATCAGATGAAGCATCAGGAAAAATTACAATTGCAGATGTAGACAGAAATAAATTAGCATCAAATATAAATGTTGTAAAGGTAACCAAAAAGGTGGCAGAACCAAGCATTTCAGATGCAGATGTAATAGTTGCAGTTGGAAGAGGCTTAAAAAATGAAAAGGATATGGATATGATAAGAGAATTAGCAGATCTGCTTGGAGCTCAGATAGCCACCACAAGACCATTAATAGAAGCAGGCTGGGCAGATGCTAAAAAGCAAATAGGATTAAGCGGAAGAACAGTAAAACCTAAATTAATTATAACCTGCGGAATATCAGGAGCTGTTCAATTTGCAGCAGGCATGAACAATTCTGACTGCATAGTGTCCATAAATAAGGATCCAAAGGCACCAATTTTCAATATTGCCCACTATGGAATAGTTGGAGACATATATGAAATAATACCAAAACTTATAAATAATATAAAAGAAGGAAAGGGACTTGGAGCAGCTTAA
- the larA gene encoding nickel-dependent lactate racemase produces the protein MAKIKIPYYKQKIEIEIDDKNLAGILESRAEEYKVSKTQEQLVEEALDNPIGSKSLEELVKGKKNMVIITSDHTRPVPSKVTMPILLRRIRSVNPEIDITILIATGFHRATTHDELVNKFGEEIVKNEKIIVHNAFDDKAMVKLGTLPSGGELIINKLAVETELLIAEGFIEAHFFAGFSGGRKSVLPGIASAKTVMANHCSEFIGSPNARTGILKDNPIHRDMLYAAEKANLAFILNVVIDSKKKVIKAFAGHREKAHEKGCEFVNELSKVDKIPADIVVSTNGGYPLDQNIYQSVKGMTAAEATCKDGGVIIMVSACNDGHGGQSFYDNLSKAKSPRELLDRIEKVPRNETVPDQWEFQILARMLDKFTVILVTDMCDPEMIKSMHMEHAFTFQQALKRAYEIKGNDAKVVVIPDGVSVIVR, from the coding sequence ATGGCAAAGATTAAAATACCATATTATAAACAAAAAATTGAAATAGAAATTGATGACAAAAATTTAGCTGGAATACTGGAGTCAAGAGCTGAGGAGTATAAAGTAAGTAAAACCCAGGAACAGCTTGTGGAGGAAGCACTGGACAATCCTATAGGAAGTAAGAGCCTTGAAGAATTAGTCAAAGGCAAAAAGAACATGGTTATTATAACCAGTGATCACACAAGGCCGGTGCCAAGCAAGGTTACAATGCCTATATTACTTAGAAGAATAAGATCAGTTAATCCTGAAATTGATATTACCATATTAATAGCAACAGGTTTTCACAGAGCTACAACTCATGATGAGCTTGTAAACAAATTTGGAGAAGAAATAGTAAAAAATGAAAAGATTATAGTTCACAATGCATTTGATGATAAAGCTATGGTTAAGCTCGGAACTCTTCCATCAGGAGGAGAGCTTATAATTAATAAACTGGCTGTAGAAACAGAATTATTAATAGCAGAAGGATTTATAGAAGCTCATTTCTTTGCAGGCTTTTCAGGTGGAAGAAAGAGCGTACTTCCAGGAATTGCATCTGCAAAAACAGTTATGGCTAACCACTGCAGCGAATTTATAGGAAGTCCCAATGCAAGGACAGGGATATTAAAGGATAACCCAATACACAGAGATATGCTTTATGCGGCAGAAAAGGCAAATCTTGCCTTCATATTAAATGTGGTTATTGACAGTAAAAAGAAGGTTATAAAAGCATTTGCAGGACATAGAGAAAAGGCTCATGAAAAGGGATGTGAGTTTGTAAATGAACTGTCAAAGGTAGATAAAATTCCTGCAGATATTGTAGTTTCAACTAATGGAGGATATCCACTGGATCAGAATATTTATCAGTCAGTAAAGGGAATGACTGCAGCAGAAGCTACATGTAAAGATGGGGGAGTTATCATAATGGTATCTGCCTGCAATGATGGACATGGCGGACAATCATTTTATGATAATTTGTCCAAGGCTAAATCACCAAGGGAGCTTTTGGATAGAATAGAAAAGGTTCCAAGAAATGAAACTGTTCCAGATCAATGGGAATTTCAAATACTTGCAAGAATGCTTGATAAATTTACAGTAATCCTGGTAACAGATATGTGTGATCCTGAAATGATAAAGAGTATGCATATGGAACATGCATTTACCTTTCAGCAGGCTTTGAAAAGAGCTTATGAAATTAAAGGAAATGATGCTAAGGTAGTAGTTATTCCAGATGGTGTTTCAGTTATAGTGAGATAA
- a CDS encoding FAD-linked oxidase C-terminal domain-containing protein — MACTCSNEYKKLDEKDVKFLIDLLGEDRVYTGENINDDFSHDELGGISRKPEVLVDVLSTEEVSKIMTYAYENNIPVVARGSGTGLVGASVPLQGGIMINMSKMNRILEIDEENLTLTLEPGVLLMDIGKYVEEHDLFYPPDPGEKSATIGGNINTNAGGMRAVKYGVTRDYVRGLTVVLPTGKVIEVGGKVVKNSSGYSIKDLICGSEGTLGIVTKAILKLLPLPKKSISLLIPFPDLDKAINTVPKIIKSKSIPTAIEFMQREVILAAEEFLGKKFPDNSSDAYLLLTFDGNSKEDIEKDYDKVAKICLEEGALDVYISDTDERKEAVWSARGAFLEAVKASTTEMDECDVVVPRNKVAEFVKYTNELQKQFNIRIRSFGHAGDGNLHVYVLRDELSKEEWEKKISDIFECMYKKSVELKGLVSGEHGIGYAKKPYLFEQYGKDYIELMRNIKLAFDPKNILNPGKVCE; from the coding sequence ATGGCATGCACTTGCAGTAATGAATATAAAAAATTAGATGAGAAAGATGTAAAATTTTTAATAGACTTATTAGGTGAAGACAGGGTATACACAGGTGAAAATATAAATGATGATTTCAGCCACGATGAATTAGGAGGCATAAGCAGAAAGCCTGAAGTACTGGTGGACGTATTAAGTACAGAAGAAGTTTCAAAAATTATGACTTATGCTTATGAAAACAATATTCCAGTTGTGGCAAGAGGATCAGGAACAGGCCTTGTTGGGGCATCAGTTCCTCTTCAGGGCGGAATAATGATTAATATGTCGAAAATGAATAGAATACTTGAAATAGATGAGGAAAATCTCACATTGACATTAGAGCCGGGAGTACTTCTAATGGACATAGGAAAATATGTAGAAGAACATGATTTATTCTATCCGCCTGATCCAGGTGAAAAATCTGCTACAATAGGCGGAAATATCAACACCAATGCAGGTGGTATGAGAGCAGTAAAATATGGAGTTACAAGAGATTATGTAAGAGGCCTTACAGTAGTACTACCAACAGGAAAGGTTATAGAAGTTGGAGGAAAAGTAGTAAAAAACAGCTCTGGTTACAGCATAAAGGATTTAATCTGCGGATCGGAGGGAACACTAGGAATAGTTACAAAAGCAATACTTAAGCTTTTGCCTCTTCCAAAGAAATCTATAAGCCTCCTTATTCCATTTCCTGATTTGGATAAGGCCATAAATACTGTTCCTAAGATTATAAAATCAAAATCCATACCAACAGCTATAGAATTTATGCAGAGAGAGGTTATACTTGCTGCTGAAGAATTCCTTGGAAAGAAGTTCCCTGATAATTCATCTGATGCATATTTACTTCTTACCTTTGACGGCAACAGCAAAGAAGATATAGAAAAAGATTATGATAAAGTTGCTAAAATATGTCTTGAAGAAGGAGCTTTGGATGTATATATAAGTGATACAGATGAAAGAAAGGAAGCAGTATGGTCAGCAAGAGGTGCATTCCTTGAAGCAGTTAAAGCTTCTACAACTGAAATGGATGAATGCGACGTTGTTGTTCCAAGAAACAAAGTTGCAGAGTTTGTTAAATATACAAATGAACTTCAAAAACAATTTAACATTAGAATAAGAAGTTTTGGACATGCTGGTGATGGAAATCTTCATGTATATGTATTAAGGGATGAACTTTCCAAAGAAGAATGGGAAAAGAAGATATCTGATATATTTGAATGCATGTACAAAAAATCTGTTGAACTAAAAGGCTTGGTATCAGGAGAGCATGGAATAGGATATGCTAAGAAACCATATTTGTTTGAGCAGTATGGTAAAGATTACATTGAATTAATGAGAAATATTAAATTAGCATTTGATCCTAAAAATATATTAAACCCAGGCAAGGTTTGTGAATAA
- a CDS encoding L-lactate permease, whose translation MNMYLLFFIALIPVVWLMISLGVIKTPGHKATAVTLVITFLLAVIVWKMPFVDAFKAGIEGAASALWPIIIVIVAAVFIYNLSIHTKSMDVIKQMMTGITTDQRILVLILAWGFGGFLEAIAGFGTAVAIPASIMAALGFDPIFAAVICLIANTTPTAFGAIGLPVSTLAKLTNLDPTTLSYAVGLQLAALIVIVPIILVMLTGKGVKAIKGVFGIALVSGLSFAIPEVIAAKYLGAELPAILGSVICLAVTIGWAKIFHKDKAAKNAEKIPAKKAFMAWVPFILVFAIIIFTSSLFPTVSKSLSKISTTVKIYHPYTFVWINNPGTLIIIAGILGGLIQGAKFGEIIKVLGNTAKQMSKTAITIISIVALAKIMSYSGMIKSIAVVLVAVTGHYYPLIAPIIGAIGTFVTGSDTSANILFGSLQVEAAKSLGLNPYWLAAANTGGATAGKMISPQSIAVATAATGLVGAEGKILNATLKFCIIYVLVLGVIAFFMGPIFGF comes from the coding sequence ATGAATATGTACTTATTGTTCTTTATTGCTTTAATACCTGTAGTCTGGCTGATGATTTCCTTAGGTGTGATTAAAACACCAGGGCATAAGGCAACAGCAGTTACCTTAGTGATAACGTTTTTATTGGCAGTTATAGTTTGGAAAATGCCATTTGTGGATGCATTTAAGGCAGGAATTGAGGGAGCTGCCAGTGCATTATGGCCAATTATCATTGTAATTGTTGCAGCAGTATTTATTTATAATCTTTCAATTCACACAAAAAGCATGGATGTAATTAAGCAGATGATGACTGGTATTACAACTGACCAGAGAATATTAGTTTTAATATTAGCATGGGGATTCGGAGGCTTCCTGGAAGCCATTGCAGGATTTGGAACAGCAGTTGCAATTCCAGCAAGTATAATGGCAGCTTTAGGATTTGATCCTATTTTTGCAGCAGTAATATGTTTAATAGCAAATACAACGCCTACAGCCTTTGGTGCTATAGGACTTCCAGTATCAACACTGGCAAAGCTTACAAACCTTGATCCAACCACACTAAGTTATGCTGTTGGTCTTCAGCTGGCAGCACTTATTGTAATCGTTCCAATAATTTTAGTAATGCTGACAGGAAAAGGAGTTAAAGCCATAAAAGGTGTATTTGGAATAGCTTTAGTATCAGGATTATCCTTTGCAATTCCAGAAGTAATAGCAGCCAAATATTTAGGGGCTGAACTTCCTGCAATACTTGGATCAGTAATATGTCTGGCAGTAACAATAGGATGGGCTAAAATATTTCATAAAGACAAAGCAGCTAAAAATGCAGAAAAAATCCCGGCAAAAAAAGCATTTATGGCATGGGTACCATTTATACTGGTTTTTGCAATAATCATATTTACAAGCTCATTATTCCCAACAGTAAGCAAGAGCTTATCAAAAATCAGTACCACTGTAAAAATATATCATCCATATACTTTTGTATGGATTAATAATCCAGGTACATTAATTATAATTGCAGGAATTTTAGGAGGACTTATACAAGGAGCAAAATTTGGAGAAATTATTAAGGTTTTAGGAAACACTGCAAAACAGATGAGCAAAACTGCAATTACCATAATTTCAATTGTAGCACTTGCAAAAATAATGAGCTACAGCGGAATGATAAAATCCATAGCAGTTGTTTTAGTAGCTGTCACCGGACATTACTATCCTTTAATTGCACCAATAATAGGTGCTATAGGAACATTTGTTACAGGCAGTGATACTTCGGCTAATATATTATTTGGTTCTCTTCAGGTAGAGGCAGCTAAATCATTAGGATTAAATCCTTACTGGCTGGCAGCAGCAAATACAGGGGGAGCTACAGCAGGTAAAATGATATCACCTCAAAGTATAGCAGTTGCAACAGCGGCCACAGGACTTGTAGGAGCTGAAGGAAAGATACTAAATGCTACATTAAAATTCTGCATAATATATGTGTTGGTTTTAGGTGTTATTGCATTCTTTATGGGACCAATATTTGGCTTTTAG
- a CDS encoding alpha-glucosidase, protein MNKAWWKEGVVYQIYPRSFKDSNGDGIGDIKGIIEKLDYIKELGADIIWLCPIYKSPNDDNGYDVSDYMNIMDEFGTMQDFDKMLKEIHSRGLKLVMDLVVNHTSDEHKWFIESKSSINNPYRDYYIWKDGNDKMAPNNWASFFSGPAWKYDDLTGQYYLHLFSEKQPDLNWENEKVRNEVYDMMNYWFEKGIDGFRMDVINLISKTPGLPDGKKNENELYGNGYPLFANGPRIHEFLQEMNKKVLSNYDIFTVGEAPGVDPETAKLYVDDDRNELNMIFQFELMDIDSGTDKWDLKPWKLTTFKDIMYKWYDSLKEKGWNSLFLNNHDQPRMVSRFGNDKEYRVESAKMLATFLHTWQGTPYIYQGEEIGMTNVKFEDLSDYKDIEIINMYKEKSQQGISKEAIMNSIFAKGRDNARTPMQWDSSEGAGFTKGKPWIKINPNYNNINVEDSLKDTNSIFYYYQKLIKLRKEHEVIVYGDVNLLLRDDENIFAYTRSYADDTLLVILNFFDKQVEFNVPENIKYKKNELLISNYEVQNNNFNNIKLRPYEARVYMLK, encoded by the coding sequence ATGAATAAAGCATGGTGGAAAGAAGGAGTTGTATATCAGATTTATCCTAGAAGCTTTAAGGATTCTAATGGAGATGGTATAGGTGACATAAAAGGAATTATTGAAAAATTGGACTATATAAAGGAATTAGGAGCTGATATTATCTGGCTGTGTCCAATTTACAAATCTCCAAATGATGATAATGGTTATGATGTAAGTGATTACATGAATATTATGGATGAATTTGGAACAATGCAGGATTTTGATAAAATGCTTAAAGAAATCCACAGCAGGGGGCTTAAGCTGGTAATGGACTTAGTAGTAAACCATACTTCCGATGAGCATAAATGGTTTATTGAAAGCAAAAGCTCCATAAACAATCCCTACAGAGATTATTATATCTGGAAGGATGGTAATGATAAAATGGCTCCCAATAACTGGGCATCATTCTTCAGCGGACCTGCATGGAAATATGATGATCTCACCGGCCAATATTATCTTCATCTTTTTTCCGAAAAACAGCCTGATTTAAATTGGGAAAATGAAAAAGTAAGAAATGAAGTTTATGATATGATGAATTATTGGTTTGAGAAGGGAATAGACGGCTTCAGAATGGATGTAATCAACCTTATTTCTAAGACCCCAGGGCTTCCAGATGGTAAAAAAAATGAAAATGAACTCTATGGTAATGGATATCCTTTATTTGCCAATGGACCAAGAATACATGAGTTTTTACAGGAAATGAATAAAAAAGTTTTGAGTAATTATGATATTTTTACAGTAGGTGAAGCTCCAGGCGTTGACCCGGAAACCGCAAAGCTTTATGTAGATGATGATAGAAATGAACTAAACATGATATTTCAGTTTGAACTTATGGATATAGATTCAGGCACTGACAAATGGGATCTGAAACCTTGGAAGTTAACTACATTTAAGGATATAATGTATAAATGGTATGACAGCTTAAAAGAAAAAGGATGGAACTCTCTTTTCCTTAATAATCATGATCAGCCAAGGATGGTATCAAGGTTTGGCAATGATAAGGAGTACAGAGTAGAATCAGCTAAAATGCTTGCAACTTTCCTGCACACATGGCAGGGAACTCCATATATTTATCAAGGTGAAGAAATAGGCATGACTAATGTAAAATTTGAAGATTTATCTGATTACAAGGATATTGAAATAATAAATATGTACAAAGAAAAATCACAGCAGGGTATATCAAAAGAAGCTATAATGAACTCAATTTTTGCTAAGGGCAGGGATAATGCAAGAACCCCCATGCAGTGGGATTCTTCAGAGGGTGCAGGCTTTACCAAGGGCAAACCATGGATAAAGATAAATCCAAACTATAATAATATAAATGTAGAAGATTCACTAAAAGATACAAATTCTATATTCTATTATTATCAAAAGCTTATTAAACTTAGAAAAGAACATGAAGTAATAGTATATGGTGATGTTAATCTGCTTCTTAGAGATGACGAAAATATATTTGCTTATACAAGAAGCTATGCTGATGATACACTTTTGGTGATACTTAATTTCTTTGATAAGCAGGTTGAATTTAATGTGCCTGAGAATATTAAATATAAAAAAAATGAATTGTTAATAAGCAATTATGAAGTCCAAAATAATAATTTTAATAATATTAAACTAAGACCTTATGAGGCCAGAGTTTATATGCTTAAGTAA
- a CDS encoding iron-containing alcohol dehydrogenase, translated as MQNFTFISPTKIIFGKDTESLLGNEVKQYSSNVLLCYGGGSIKKTGVYDKVINSLKHSNVNYTELSGIRPNPRLSLVYQGIKLCRENNINFIIGVGGGSVIDTAKAIAVGVPYNGDVWDFYTGKQEVTKALPVGDILTIPATGTEASNSSVITNEQGLFKKGINSDLIRPVFSILNPELTFTLPAYQTACGACDMMAHIMERYFTNEPNVDLTDRLSEAALKTIINNTPLVLKNPKDYNARAEIMWAGTLAHNGLMGTGRVEDWASHKIEHELSAIYDIAHGAGLSIIFPAWMKYVYKHNIKRFVQFAVRVWDVNLSFDNEEAIALEGIRRITEFFKNIGLPVTLTDAGIPQDRIEEMADKCTSSDTNTLGNFVTLHKQDIINIYKMAK; from the coding sequence ATGCAAAACTTTACATTTATAAGTCCAACTAAAATAATATTTGGAAAAGATACTGAAAGCCTTTTAGGTAATGAGGTAAAACAGTACAGCAGCAATGTTCTTCTTTGTTATGGAGGAGGCAGCATTAAAAAAACCGGTGTTTATGATAAAGTTATTAATTCTTTAAAGCATAGCAATGTTAATTATACTGAACTTTCAGGTATAAGGCCTAATCCTCGTTTAAGCCTTGTATATCAGGGTATAAAGCTGTGCCGTGAAAATAACATTAACTTTATTATTGGTGTGGGAGGAGGCAGCGTAATAGATACTGCAAAGGCTATTGCTGTAGGTGTGCCTTATAATGGAGATGTATGGGATTTTTATACTGGAAAGCAGGAGGTAACTAAAGCTCTTCCTGTTGGAGACATATTAACTATACCAGCTACAGGAACAGAAGCCAGCAATAGTTCTGTTATAACAAATGAACAGGGATTATTTAAAAAAGGTATTAACTCTGATCTTATAAGGCCTGTTTTTTCAATTCTTAATCCAGAGCTTACATTTACACTTCCAGCTTATCAGACTGCCTGCGGTGCCTGTGATATGATGGCTCATATTATGGAAAGATATTTTACAAATGAACCAAATGTTGATTTAACAGACAGACTTTCTGAAGCTGCATTAAAAACTATTATTAACAACACTCCTTTGGTATTAAAAAATCCTAAGGATTATAATGCCAGAGCCGAAATTATGTGGGCAGGCACTTTGGCACATAATGGACTTATGGGTACTGGAAGAGTTGAAGACTGGGCATCTCATAAGATTGAACATGAATTAAGTGCCATATATGATATTGCTCATGGTGCCGGACTTTCAATAATATTCCCAGCATGGATGAAATATGTATATAAGCACAATATAAAAAGATTTGTTCAGTTCGCAGTAAGAGTATGGGATGTAAATTTATCTTTCGACAATGAGGAAGCAATTGCACTGGAAGGAATAAGAAGAATTACAGAATTCTTTAAAAACATAGGTCTTCCTGTAACATTAACTGATGCAGGCATTCCACAGGACAGAATTGAAGAAATGGCAGACAAATGCACATCTTCAGACACAAACACCTTGGGAAACTTTGTCACACTGCATAAACAGGATATTATTAACATATACAAGATGGCTAAATAA
- a CDS encoding electron transfer flavoprotein subunit beta/FixA family protein, which translates to MDILVCIKQVPGTSKVEVDPLTGVLKRDGVDSKMNPYDLYALETALRLREKEGGTVKVISMGPPQALDVIKEAYMMGADEGVLLSDRKFGGADVLATSYTISQGVKQMGNVDLILCGKQTTDGDTAQVGPEMAEYLGIPHIANVIKIEDIKKNGLVVEMDMPNTIEVAEIKFPCLLTVDKDIFQPRLPSYRKKLETKDREIKILSFKDLQDQNEKRYGLNGSPTQVERIFPPAVNTDKEMWTGTGEELSDKLAAKLKELKFI; encoded by the coding sequence ATGGATATTTTAGTATGTATTAAACAGGTTCCAGGAACTTCAAAAGTAGAAGTGGATCCATTAACAGGAGTATTAAAAAGAGATGGAGTAGACTCAAAAATGAATCCTTATGATCTATATGCTCTTGAAACTGCACTTAGATTAAGGGAAAAAGAAGGTGGAACAGTTAAAGTAATAAGCATGGGACCACCTCAGGCCCTGGATGTAATAAAAGAAGCTTACATGATGGGAGCAGATGAAGGAGTACTTCTTTCAGATAGAAAATTTGGTGGAGCAGATGTTTTAGCAACATCATATACAATATCACAGGGTGTTAAACAAATGGGAAATGTGGATTTAATACTATGCGGAAAGCAGACAACTGACGGAGATACAGCACAGGTAGGACCAGAAATGGCAGAATATTTAGGAATACCACATATAGCTAATGTTATAAAAATTGAAGATATAAAGAAAAATGGACTTGTAGTAGAAATGGATATGCCAAATACAATAGAAGTAGCTGAAATTAAATTTCCATGTCTTTTAACAGTGGACAAGGACATATTCCAGCCAAGACTTCCATCCTATAGAAAAAAGCTTGAAACTAAAGATAGAGAAATAAAAATATTAAGCTTTAAGGATTTACAGGATCAAAATGAAAAGAGATATGGCTTAAATGGATCCCCAACACAGGTTGAAAGAATATTTCCACCAGCAGTTAATACAGATAAGGAAATGTGGACAGGAACCGGAGAAGAGCTTTCAGATAAGTTAGCTGCTAAACTTAAAGAGCTTAAATTTATATAA